In Planctomycetota bacterium, a genomic segment contains:
- a CDS encoding site-specific DNA-methyltransferase has protein sequence MAHGRTPIYSTELGAAFCGDSLDLLEDLADGSVNLVVTSPPFALQRQKEYGNKTGSDYIDWLTSFAEVVYRKLADDGSFVLDLGGAYEKGVPVRSLYTFRVAIRFCDEVGFHLAEDFYWFNPSKLPSPIEWVNKRKIRAKDSVNNVWWFSKSPHPKADVTRVLTEYSERMKKLLKDPEGFYEPKKRPSGHDIGKGFGKDNGGAIPSNLLQIPNSESNGQYLRGCKIAGVKGHPARFPAKLPEFFIRFLSDPGDLVVDIFAGSNTTGQVAEAEGRRWMSFDLDREYVAASIFRFAGAQASEEELLELYGLALAEPGVDLRTIRGRETLFSET, from the coding sequence ATGGCGCATGGACGGACCCCGATCTACTCAACCGAACTCGGCGCGGCGTTCTGCGGCGACTCCCTCGACCTCCTGGAGGACCTCGCCGACGGCTCGGTGAACCTCGTGGTCACGAGCCCGCCGTTCGCTCTCCAGCGCCAGAAGGAGTACGGGAACAAGACCGGGTCCGACTACATCGACTGGCTCACGAGCTTCGCGGAGGTCGTCTATCGCAAGCTCGCCGACGATGGGAGCTTCGTCCTGGACCTGGGCGGCGCGTACGAGAAGGGAGTACCCGTCCGATCGCTCTACACGTTCCGCGTCGCGATCCGCTTCTGTGACGAGGTCGGGTTCCATCTCGCCGAGGACTTCTACTGGTTCAACCCCTCGAAGCTCCCGAGTCCGATCGAGTGGGTGAACAAGCGGAAGATCCGCGCGAAGGACTCGGTGAACAACGTATGGTGGTTCTCGAAGTCGCCTCATCCGAAGGCGGATGTCACGCGCGTCCTCACCGAATACTCGGAGCGGATGAAGAAGCTCCTCAAGGACCCGGAGGGGTTCTACGAACCGAAGAAACGCCCGTCGGGCCACGACATCGGCAAGGGCTTCGGCAAAGACAACGGCGGCGCGATCCCATCGAACCTCCTCCAGATCCCGAACTCAGAATCGAACGGTCAGTATCTACGCGGCTGCAAGATCGCAGGTGTGAAAGGTCATCCTGCGCGTTTCCCAGCGAAGCTGCCCGAGTTCTTCATCCGATTCCTGTCGGATCCTGGAGATCTCGTCGTTGACATCTTCGCGGGCTCGAACACGACTGGTCAGGTGGCCGAGGCAGAGGGAAGGCGATGGATGTCGTTCGACCTCGACCGCGAGTATGTCGCCGCCTCCATCTTCAGGTTCGCGGGTGCCCAAGCATCCGAGGAAGAACTCCTCGAACTCTACGGTCTAGCGCTTGCGGAACCGGGAGTCGATCTGCGGACCATCCGGGGGCGTGAAACCCTGTTCTCTGAAACATAG
- a CDS encoding helix-turn-helix transcriptional regulator — translation MVFAANLRRIRTDVGLSQEALAAKAKLHRTYVGSVERGERNISIDNMEKLAHALGVVVVDLLAEDAA, via the coding sequence ATGGTCTTCGCGGCGAACCTGCGCCGCATCCGCACCGATGTCGGCCTCTCCCAGGAAGCTCTCGCCGCAAAGGCGAAGCTGCACCGGACTTACGTCGGCTCAGTCGAGCGCGGCGAGCGCAACATCTCGATCGACAACATGGAGAAGCTCGCGCACGCCCTCGGCGTCGTGGTGGTGGACCTCCTCGCGGAGGACGCCGCGTGA
- a CDS encoding restriction endonuclease gives MKSHDDYEELVRLFPAVQKYQELAKRHGIDDIFQDNGGKLLQVLLLLGLKILPGRLGNDAIDAEGNEYELKSVNTELTRSFSTHHHLNPVIIEKYRQVDWIFAAYEGIELREVYLLTPGDLEPYYAKWWAKWHDEGGKDINNPKIPLRFVQTNGRKLYPTSDGGLIEPSG, from the coding sequence GTGAAGTCACACGACGACTACGAGGAACTCGTCAGGCTGTTCCCGGCGGTCCAGAAGTACCAGGAGCTGGCGAAGCGCCACGGGATCGACGACATCTTCCAGGACAACGGCGGAAAGCTCCTCCAGGTCCTCCTACTCCTCGGGCTCAAGATTCTCCCCGGTCGCCTCGGTAACGACGCGATCGACGCGGAGGGGAACGAGTACGAGTTGAAGTCGGTCAACACCGAACTCACTCGGAGCTTCTCAACCCATCACCACCTCAACCCCGTCATCATCGAGAAGTACAGACAGGTTGACTGGATCTTCGCGGCATACGAGGGCATCGAGCTTCGGGAGGTCTATCTCCTCACGCCCGGCGATCTGGAGCCCTACTACGCGAAGTGGTGGGCGAAGTGGCACGACGAGGGCGGGAAGGACATCAACAACCCGAAGATTCCGCTCCGGTTTGTCCAGACCAACGGACGAAAGCTCTACCCGACCTCGGACGGTGGGTTGATCGAGCCATCTGGGTAG
- a CDS encoding DNA cytosine methyltransferase, protein MSRRSVISLFSGAMGLDLGLIQAGYQIRTLVEIDRFAVDTIRQNRPSIQLMQRCGFGLVDRPIESVPTSELLEIAELDAGEVELVVGGPCCQAFSTAGQRGSLVDDRGSLFREFLRVVHEAQPRFFVMENVRGVLSAAIKHRPLAERGPAFPPLRPSEELGSAFKKIVDELAETGYHISFDLVNTADYGVPQTRERVIILGSRDGNPVSTPKPTHGRDSRSNPWVNLRVVLDELAGLPRTHTDLCQSKRRYLSLVPAGGNWRDLPARLQREALGGAFDSWGGRVGFFRRLAWDRPSPALTTRPDSKATMLCHPTELRPLAVEEYAAIQQFPKWWKFAGGIPQKYKQIGNAVPVGLGRAIGCELQLAKRRRPNQELCGIVRCANEALLTRMANRPRTILNPVRMRPDSDPDAAAAWTQKRGRSRKSYLTAVST, encoded by the coding sequence GTGTCCCGCCGTTCCGTCATATCTTTGTTCTCGGGCGCAATGGGCCTTGATCTTGGGCTCATTCAAGCCGGTTATCAGATCCGGACACTGGTCGAGATCGATAGGTTTGCAGTTGACACAATTCGTCAGAATCGACCTTCGATCCAGCTCATGCAGAGGTGCGGCTTTGGTCTTGTTGATCGGCCGATCGAATCAGTTCCGACTTCCGAACTTCTGGAGATCGCCGAGCTGGATGCGGGTGAAGTCGAACTCGTTGTTGGCGGTCCATGCTGCCAAGCGTTCAGCACTGCTGGCCAGAGAGGTTCACTCGTAGATGATCGCGGGAGTCTGTTTCGTGAGTTCCTCCGTGTAGTACACGAAGCACAACCACGGTTCTTTGTGATGGAGAACGTCCGCGGAGTGCTGTCGGCAGCGATCAAGCATCGTCCCCTGGCCGAACGCGGTCCCGCCTTTCCTCCGCTGCGCCCTAGCGAAGAGCTGGGATCCGCATTCAAGAAAATAGTGGATGAGCTCGCCGAGACGGGCTACCACATCTCTTTCGATCTTGTCAATACGGCTGACTACGGTGTCCCTCAGACTCGAGAAAGAGTCATTATTCTCGGTTCAAGAGACGGCAATCCTGTTTCGACACCGAAGCCTACTCATGGGCGGGACTCCCGGTCTAACCCCTGGGTGAACTTGCGGGTTGTTCTCGACGAGTTGGCAGGCTTACCACGAACGCACACAGATCTATGTCAGAGCAAAAGGCGCTACCTGAGTCTTGTTCCTGCAGGTGGAAACTGGCGAGATTTACCTGCGAGGCTGCAGCGCGAAGCTCTCGGCGGAGCGTTTGATTCCTGGGGAGGAAGAGTAGGCTTCTTTCGAAGGTTGGCATGGGATCGCCCGTCTCCAGCGTTGACGACACGCCCTGACAGCAAGGCCACCATGCTCTGTCATCCCACCGAGTTGCGACCACTCGCTGTTGAAGAGTACGCGGCCATTCAGCAGTTTCCGAAGTGGTGGAAATTCGCGGGTGGGATCCCGCAGAAGTACAAGCAGATCGGGAATGCTGTGCCTGTTGGTCTAGGGCGTGCGATTGGATGTGAACTCCAACTAGCCAAACGTCGACGGCCGAATCAAGAGCTATGCGGCATCGTCCGATGCGCGAACGAGGCACTGCTCACAAGAATGGCAAATCGTCCGCGCACGATTTTGAACCCTGTCAGGATGCGACCAGATTCGGATCCGGATGCCGCCGCTGCTTGGACCCAAAAGCGCGGACGATCTCGGAAATCATATCTGACTGCCGTATCGACCTGA
- a CDS encoding sigma-70 family RNA polymerase sigma factor yields MIDPSTIDSEHHAADAAAKAAIAGQPGQMLVELRAAGFLDAAAKTLRGKHPALDHDQVDASIAEGIDETYRRCRSAGQIRNFTAYIWKVAHHKCSARARVVARESSLEHTPPPQAPGSGIPESEAEDRESLREGLRVARSLIPRLGQENVVTVMTLLLEAVESGVFYVSAADISDATGLSENTVRQCLSRGRRRLRELARQQGFCVDASIEYTARSAEGDHA; encoded by the coding sequence TTGATTGATCCAAGCACCATCGATAGTGAACATCATGCCGCCGATGCCGCGGCCAAGGCGGCGATTGCTGGGCAACCCGGACAGATGCTCGTTGAGCTGCGCGCCGCTGGCTTCCTCGACGCCGCCGCAAAGACTCTGCGAGGCAAGCACCCCGCACTCGACCACGACCAAGTTGACGCCTCCATCGCAGAGGGGATCGATGAAACCTATAGACGATGCCGATCAGCCGGTCAGATTCGCAACTTCACTGCCTACATCTGGAAAGTAGCCCATCACAAGTGCTCGGCCCGCGCCCGAGTGGTTGCGCGAGAGTCATCTCTGGAGCACACGCCTCCACCGCAAGCCCCCGGCAGTGGGATCCCCGAATCGGAAGCCGAAGACCGCGAGAGCCTTCGCGAAGGCTTGCGAGTAGCGCGAAGCCTCATCCCGAGACTCGGGCAAGAGAACGTTGTGACTGTGATGACGTTACTGCTAGAAGCAGTCGAATCCGGCGTATTTTATGTGAGCGCAGCTGATATCAGTGATGCAACGGGCTTAAGTGAGAACACTGTGCGCCAGTGTCTAAGTAGAGGACGCCGCCGCCTTCGCGAGCTCGCTCGTCAGCAAGGGTTCTGTGTCGACGCCAGTATCGAATATACCGCACGATCCGCTGAAGGAGATCACGCGTGA
- a CDS encoding DEAD/DEAH box helicase, translated as MALQGRSRAELLDDLGHTDGLEVLDDHQVTNVAVMTAPGLCGACVFDEQGAGKTVSLIFAFDQLVQRNEVDSALIVAPKSMVAEWPNDFTRFCGDLYSVMVIGGTRKEKRKAIKSGADVLVTNFETVVSMEPDLAAVLRRRCPRSVLVVDESFYVKNIDAKRTRSLRRLREWCGRAYVLCGTPAPNAASDVVEQFNLVDFGATFSGVSIPDDRESALPVVRERLQECGVFIRHLKQDVLPDLPPKVIRPTVVRLQPQQRAAYEAALTSLYDDLKQTTDISFRKQISSFLARRSALLQLCSAPQAVLDDYRETPTKLLALEEILLEVVRRRNEKMVIWSFYTKSIESIMGLCEPYRPVRYDGTVSDTAVRRDLVSRFQEDDSTMVMVANPAAAGAGLTLHRARVSVCESMSNQAAHYLQSLDRIHRRGQTRDVEIIVLLCEETLEMDEYDRLQRKEAAGQNLMGDPCTSTVSRDQMLAEMIAGLKKVGRQP; from the coding sequence ATGGCACTGCAAGGCCGATCTCGAGCAGAACTGCTTGACGATCTTGGCCATACGGATGGGCTTGAAGTACTGGATGATCACCAGGTAACCAATGTCGCAGTCATGACGGCACCAGGACTGTGCGGAGCCTGCGTGTTTGATGAACAGGGAGCAGGGAAGACTGTCTCGCTGATCTTTGCATTCGACCAACTAGTTCAGCGCAATGAAGTGGACTCTGCTCTGATCGTCGCACCGAAAAGCATGGTGGCAGAGTGGCCGAATGACTTCACCAGATTTTGCGGCGATCTCTACAGCGTCATGGTCATTGGCGGCACGCGAAAGGAGAAACGGAAAGCAATCAAGAGCGGAGCCGATGTACTCGTCACCAACTTCGAGACGGTGGTCTCCATGGAGCCGGATCTCGCAGCTGTGCTGAGGCGTCGATGTCCGCGAAGTGTGCTTGTGGTTGATGAGTCGTTCTATGTGAAGAACATCGATGCAAAGCGCACCAGATCCTTGCGGAGGCTGCGCGAGTGGTGTGGGCGGGCATACGTACTGTGTGGTACTCCAGCTCCGAATGCTGCGTCGGATGTGGTAGAACAGTTCAATCTGGTGGACTTTGGCGCAACCTTCTCGGGAGTGTCAATTCCAGACGACCGCGAGTCAGCGTTGCCTGTTGTACGGGAGCGGCTGCAGGAATGCGGTGTCTTTATCAGACACTTGAAGCAAGACGTGCTGCCAGATCTCCCTCCAAAGGTGATTCGGCCGACCGTTGTACGACTGCAGCCCCAGCAACGGGCAGCATACGAAGCGGCTCTGACTAGCTTGTATGACGATCTCAAGCAGACAACCGATATCTCGTTTCGGAAGCAGATCTCGTCATTCCTGGCACGCCGGTCAGCGTTACTACAGCTGTGCTCGGCGCCTCAGGCTGTTCTCGACGATTATCGCGAAACCCCCACGAAGTTGCTGGCTCTCGAAGAGATTCTCCTAGAAGTTGTTCGAAGACGAAATGAGAAGATGGTCATATGGTCGTTCTATACGAAGTCAATTGAATCCATCATGGGATTGTGCGAGCCATATAGACCTGTTCGGTACGATGGCACAGTTTCTGACACAGCTGTACGTCGCGACTTGGTATCGCGCTTTCAAGAGGACGATTCGACGATGGTCATGGTGGCCAACCCCGCCGCGGCTGGTGCCGGCTTGACGTTGCATCGCGCTCGTGTGTCTGTTTGTGAATCGATGTCAAACCAGGCCGCGCATTACCTTCAGAGCTTGGATCGGATTCACCGTCGTGGGCAGACGCGTGATGTCGAGATCATTGTTCTGCTTTGCGAGGAGACCTTGGAGATGGACGAGTACGACCGGCTGCAGCGCAAGGAAGCAGCTGGGCAGAACCTGATGGGTGATCCGTGTACCTCGACAGTGAGCCGCGATCAGATGTTGGCAGAGATGATAGCGGGACTCAAGAAAGTGGGCCGGCAGCCGTAG
- a CDS encoding protein kinase — protein MTKPVDEKAVFLAALAVAAADRDAFLRGACPDAKARERIEALLRSHEPISPEEAPSALAHFRIVRKLGEGGMGIVYLAHDEILERPVALKILSGARAADPTALARFYHEAKVVAGLAAPGIVQIYQFGEDHGQHYLCMEHVDGPTLAEWRAHERDAAVTRNGGELNRRAAKEHIRRVASIIEQVARALEIAHSNDPPVIHRDVKPSNILIDSGNRARLTDFGIAKIVAVDTLTIDGSIAGTPQYMSPEQVAQGQVKIDRRSDIFSLGAVMYESLTGIKPFEGETIHQVLEAVRCSHPRSPTMVDPTVPKDLSIVCLKALEKEPTHRYPTAGHMAADLRAWLEGAPILARPATPMRRVKRVVYTRRYMIGALATMAAGIAIGAAFFVGPDHERQFVDASTFGRSATIWMREIDMRSGRVHDPVLLGRADRVHEVPFGLIRFIIINAEGHQAEFTRLVPRAARVEIKGHVVPRQKATKDMVFVVRRLPVEADTAYSRRVTGLVSYWIDATEVTCAEYAKFVDDTEAEPPPIWDGPVHPDGWAELPVTGVTWEEAQRFAEWSGKRLPTALEWEFMARGADARRFPWGNEPSDVPSIRARANTYNASREHRLPADEAQGVDGRLIDGWSELTLVPAAHRAELQAYIASRVKSVGDYAQDYIEIAGKRVTHVLGNVTEWTETPYVLPKSPASQAEASGFWTIVGEPWTRGDQNELVDLSASMMSPSQRRVAFGFRCARSEDLDTQ, from the coding sequence GTGACCAAGCCCGTGGACGAAAAAGCGGTGTTCCTCGCGGCCCTGGCTGTCGCCGCTGCAGATCGAGATGCGTTCCTTCGTGGGGCATGTCCTGATGCCAAGGCCCGGGAGCGTATCGAAGCGCTGCTGCGATCGCACGAGCCAATCAGTCCTGAAGAGGCCCCGAGCGCACTCGCCCACTTTCGCATCGTCCGAAAGCTTGGCGAAGGCGGGATGGGGATCGTGTATCTTGCTCATGATGAGATCTTGGAGCGGCCAGTAGCTCTCAAGATTCTCTCTGGCGCGCGCGCGGCCGACCCAACAGCGCTGGCTCGGTTCTATCACGAAGCCAAGGTCGTGGCTGGCTTGGCAGCGCCGGGCATCGTGCAGATCTACCAGTTTGGTGAGGATCACGGCCAGCATTACCTGTGCATGGAGCATGTCGACGGCCCGACTCTCGCCGAATGGCGTGCCCATGAACGGGATGCCGCAGTGACACGCAACGGCGGCGAGCTAAATCGACGAGCCGCCAAGGAGCACATCCGCCGCGTCGCGTCGATCATCGAACAGGTTGCTCGTGCGCTGGAGATTGCGCACAGCAACGACCCGCCGGTCATTCATCGCGACGTCAAGCCGTCTAACATCCTGATCGATTCGGGCAATCGGGCAAGGCTCACTGACTTCGGCATCGCCAAGATCGTCGCGGTGGACACGCTCACCATCGATGGGAGCATCGCAGGGACACCGCAGTACATGAGTCCAGAACAGGTCGCTCAGGGACAGGTGAAGATCGATAGGCGATCAGACATCTTCTCGCTCGGGGCGGTCATGTACGAATCGCTCACCGGGATCAAGCCGTTTGAAGGCGAGACGATCCATCAGGTCCTCGAAGCAGTGCGGTGCTCTCACCCCAGATCGCCAACGATGGTGGATCCAACGGTCCCAAAGGACCTGTCTATCGTCTGTCTCAAGGCTCTGGAGAAGGAGCCGACGCACCGGTATCCGACCGCGGGGCACATGGCGGCGGATCTTCGAGCGTGGCTTGAAGGTGCTCCAATACTCGCTAGACCAGCAACTCCCATGCGCCGCGTAAAGCGCGTGGTGTACACACGTCGGTACATGATTGGTGCGTTGGCCACGATGGCGGCCGGCATCGCGATCGGTGCGGCGTTCTTCGTAGGTCCGGACCACGAACGGCAATTTGTCGATGCATCTACATTTGGTCGTTCAGCCACTATCTGGATGCGAGAAATTGACATGAGGTCTGGACGTGTACACGACCCCGTGCTGCTCGGCCGCGCCGATCGTGTGCACGAAGTCCCGTTTGGACTAATCCGTTTCATTATAATCAACGCGGAAGGGCATCAAGCCGAATTTACGAGACTCGTACCACGAGCCGCTCGTGTGGAAATTAAAGGGCACGTCGTTCCGCGGCAGAAAGCGACCAAAGACATGGTGTTTGTCGTTCGGCGCCTTCCGGTTGAAGCGGATACTGCATACTCCAGGCGTGTGACCGGTCTCGTTTCGTATTGGATCGATGCCACTGAAGTTACATGCGCAGAGTACGCCAAGTTTGTCGATGACACCGAGGCTGAGCCGCCACCGATCTGGGATGGACCTGTCCATCCCGACGGCTGGGCAGAGTTGCCCGTGACCGGAGTCACGTGGGAGGAAGCGCAGCGATTCGCTGAATGGAGCGGCAAGCGGCTGCCGACCGCCCTCGAGTGGGAGTTCATGGCTCGGGGTGCCGATGCACGGCGCTTTCCGTGGGGCAATGAGCCCAGCGATGTGCCATCGATCCGTGCCCGAGCGAACACGTACAACGCGTCTCGCGAGCACCGGCTGCCGGCCGACGAAGCGCAGGGCGTCGATGGGCGACTGATCGATGGCTGGTCGGAGTTGACTCTAGTGCCGGCGGCACACCGGGCAGAGTTGCAGGCGTACATCGCGAGCCGGGTCAAGTCCGTTGGTGACTACGCCCAGGACTATATTGAGATTGCTGGCAAGCGTGTCACGCACGTGCTCGGCAACGTAACCGAATGGACGGAGACGCCCTACGTGCTGCCAAAATCCCCGGCTTCGCAGGCCGAGGCGAGCGGATTTTGGACCATTGTGGGCGAGCCCTGGACACGTGGTGATCAAAATGAGTTGGTTGATTTGAGTGCCAGCATGATGTCTCCATCGCAGCGACGAGTGGCTTTCGGCTTCCGCTGCGCGCGAAGCGAAGATCTAGACACCCAGTGA